A part of Prionailurus viverrinus isolate Anna chromosome E1, UM_Priviv_1.0, whole genome shotgun sequence genomic DNA contains:
- the LOC125151882 gene encoding C-C motif chemokine 14-like isoform X2 yields MKVSMAAISLFLLLLITGALVSTAKSSSRGPYHPAECCFNYIAQAIARHRITGYYETSSQCSRPGVVFITKKGHSICANPSDVWVQDYIKDLEEK; encoded by the exons ATGAAAGTCTCCATGGCTgccatctccctcttcctcctcctcctcatcaccgGTGCCCTGGTGTCCACGGCTAAATCCTCTTCAC GAGGACCTTACCACCCGGCCGAGTGCTGCTTCAACTACATTGCCCAGGCAATCGCGCGTCATCGGATCACGGGTTATTATGAGACCAGCAGCCAGTGCTCCAGGCCCGGAGTGGT CTTCATCACCAAAAAGGGCCATTCCATATGTGCCAACCCCAGTGACGTCTGGGTCCAGGACTACATCAAGGACCTGGAGGAGAAATGA
- the LOC125151882 gene encoding C-C motif chemokine 16-like isoform X1, translated as MKVSMAAISLFLLLLITGALVSTAKSSSQIPESVNHSPTCCLKYHEKVLPKKLVVGYRKALNCYLPAIIFVTKKNREVCANPNNKWVQEYIKDPNLPLLPPRNLAQVKSIRT; from the exons ATGAAAGTCTCCATGGCTgccatctccctcttcctcctcctcctcatcaccgGTGCCCTGGTGTCCACGGCTAAATCCTCTTCAC AAATTCCTGAGTCGGTGAACCATTCTCCCACCTGCTGCCTGAAGTATCATGAGAAAGTATTGCCAAAGAAATTGGTGGTGGGATACAGAAAGGCCCTCAACTGTTACCTGCCAGCAATCAT TTTTGTCACCAAAAAGAATCGAGAGGTCTGCGCCAACCCCAACAACAAATGGGTCCAAGAGTATATCAAGGATCCCAATCTACCTTTGCTGCCTCCCAGGAACTTGGCCCAGGTTAAAAGTATTAGAACATAG